Proteins encoded within one genomic window of Mauremys mutica isolate MM-2020 ecotype Southern chromosome 11, ASM2049712v1, whole genome shotgun sequence:
- the ANKRD61 gene encoding ankyrin repeat domain-containing protein 61 isoform X1 has translation MGNITKGASTSTTESDPFTYSFSSCRQKGFKPLQAKLYEAIMKDDSTSIKALLAHQPVNEPLIVWDKCACRRSLSIQDRSILPIHLAAKHRREKSLRCLLESGADPKLRDNRGYTALHLLLLHWPNIYLTGTDILTRFQRNLGITQSNAEECLRILCEKEVQTDPEMDSNYKHSSLHLALHSGASRAISILIENGANIDDRDEFGKTALHTAAEHLNKEVTETLITCGANINCTLPIYGKTALQLAVCTASSKAGRVLAADIDCIHLLLMNGAKVNTQDCDGRAAIHDACLGGRKEIVDLLVDYHADVNILTRQGQSPLFLFLQHRSNLRCTSLLNKLLNLSYPLKLTNNQGDLPTGLLLQEFQIQKDFLVRLSHNILSLQDICKITVRRIYGEKHKQCLKKQLPVTVWNSLYNYQDYSQLW, from the exons ATGGGTAACATAACCAAGGGAGCCAGCACATCCACAACTGAGTCTGACCCTTTCACTTACTCCTTTTCTTCCTGTAGGCAGAAGGGATTTAAGCCACTTCAGGCAAAACTATATGAAGCAATAATGAAAGATGACAGCACCAGCATTAAAGCTTTACTAGCACACCAGCCTGTCAATGAACCACTGATTGTCTGGGATAAGTGTGCATGCAGAAGATCACTGTCAATCCAG GATCGGTCTATTCTTCCAATTCACTTAGCTGCCAAACACAGAAGAGAGAAGAGTTTGCGTTGTTTGCTAGAATCTGGTGCTGACCCAAAACTAAG AGATAACAGAGGTTACACAGCACTTCACCTCCTCCTGCTACACTGGCCAAATATTTATCTAACTGGGACAGACATTTTGACCAGATTTCAGAGAAACCTGGGAATTACACAGAGTAATGCAGAAGAATGTCTTCGTATCTTGTGTGAGAAGGAAGTTCAAACAGATCCTGAAATGGATAGTaactacaaacacagctccttaCATTTAGCCCTACACTCTGGAGCCTCTCGAGCTATATCTATTCTAATTGAGAATGGTGCCAACATAGATGACAGAGATGAGTTTGGCAAAACAGCGCTTCACACTGCTGCAGAGCATTTGAACAAGGAGGTAACAGAAACTTTAATCACCTGTGGAGCAAACATTAATTGTACTCTTCCAATTTATGGAAAAACTGCTCTTCAGCTTGCAGTGTGCACTGCATCATCTAAAGCAGGCAGAGTTTTAGCTGCCGATATAGATTGCATCCATTTACTGTTAATGAATGGAGCCAAAGTAAATACTCAAGATTGTGACGGACGAGCAGCTATTCATGATGCTTGCTTGGGAGGCAGAAAAGAAATAGTTGATCTCCTCGTAGATTACCATGCAGATGTTAACATTTTAACAAGACAAGGGCAATCTCCCCTTTTTCTGTTTCTTCAACACAGGTCAAATCTAAGATGTACATCACTGTTAAATAAGTTGTTAAACCTCTCATACCCATTGAAGCTAACCAATAATCAAGGCGATCTACCCACTGGACTTCTGCTCCAAGAATTTCAAATACAAAAAGACTTTCTTGTAAGATTATCACATAACATATTGTCTCTGCAAGATATCTGCAAAATCACTGTCAGAAGAATATATGGGGAAAAACACAAACAATGCTTGAAAAAACAACTTCCTGTAACTGTGTGGAATTCTTTATACAACTACCAGGACTACTCACAACTTTGGTAA
- the ANKRD61 gene encoding ankyrin repeat domain-containing protein 61 isoform X2, with amino-acid sequence MGNITKGASTSTTESDPFTYSFSSCRQKGFKPLQAKLYEAIMKDDSTSIKALLAHQPVNEPLIVWDKCACRRSLSIQDRSILPIHLAAKHRREKSLRCLLESGADPKLRDNRGYTALHLLLLHWPNIYLTGTDILTRFQRNLGITQSNAEECLRILCEKEVQTDPEMDSNYKHSSLHLALHSGASRAISILIENGANIDDRDEFGKTALHTAAEHLNKEVKSKMYITVK; translated from the exons ATGGGTAACATAACCAAGGGAGCCAGCACATCCACAACTGAGTCTGACCCTTTCACTTACTCCTTTTCTTCCTGTAGGCAGAAGGGATTTAAGCCACTTCAGGCAAAACTATATGAAGCAATAATGAAAGATGACAGCACCAGCATTAAAGCTTTACTAGCACACCAGCCTGTCAATGAACCACTGATTGTCTGGGATAAGTGTGCATGCAGAAGATCACTGTCAATCCAG GATCGGTCTATTCTTCCAATTCACTTAGCTGCCAAACACAGAAGAGAGAAGAGTTTGCGTTGTTTGCTAGAATCTGGTGCTGACCCAAAACTAAG AGATAACAGAGGTTACACAGCACTTCACCTCCTCCTGCTACACTGGCCAAATATTTATCTAACTGGGACAGACATTTTGACCAGATTTCAGAGAAACCTGGGAATTACACAGAGTAATGCAGAAGAATGTCTTCGTATCTTGTGTGAGAAGGAAGTTCAAACAGATCCTGAAATGGATAGTaactacaaacacagctccttaCATTTAGCCCTACACTCTGGAGCCTCTCGAGCTATATCTATTCTAATTGAGAATGGTGCCAACATAGATGACAGAGATGAGTTTGGCAAAACAGCGCTTCACACTGCTGCAGAGCATTTGAACAAGGAG GTCAAATCTAAGATGTACATCACTGTTAAATAA
- the AIMP2 gene encoding aminoacyl tRNA synthase complex-interacting multifunctional protein 2 isoform X1 — protein sequence MPMYKVRSFHGAPGAVRAEQLPTCMYRLQNLHGGPAAAAPPHQEEVDPSLLALESRQEEILKRLYELKTAVDGLSKMIQTPDADFDVTNIIQADEYAPLTASAADLDSMLGKDYGALKDIVINANPSQPPLSLLVLHSLLCERYKILSAVHTHSSVKCVPENLLKCFGEQTRKQSRHEYQLGFTLIWKNVPKPQMKFSIQTMCPIEGEGNIARFLFSLCGQKHNAVTSTLIDSWVDTAIFQLKEGSNKEKAAVLRSMNTTLGKTPWLGGNELTVADIVAWCALQQTSCSNAVPANVQKWMKSCENLAPFNSALKLLK from the exons ATGCCCATGTACAAGGTGAGGTCCTTTCACGGGGCGCCCGGCGCGGTGCGGGCCGAGCAGCTCCCCACCTGCATGTACCGGCTGCAGAACCTGCACGGCGGCCCGGCGGCCGCTGCGCCACCGCACCAG GAAGAGGTTGACCCATCACTTCTAGCACTTGAATCCCGCCAAGAAGAGATCTTAAAACGCTTGTATGAACTTAAAACTGCTGTCGATGGGCTCTCAAAGATGATACAAACACCAGATGCTGACTTTGATGTAACTAATATAATCCAAGCTGATGAATATGCTCCTTTGACTGCAAGTGCAGCAGACTTAGATTCAATGCTTGGGAAG GATTATGGTGCTCTGAAAGATATTGTGATCAATGCAAACCCTTCTCAACCTCCATTGTCACTGCTAGTACTGCACAGTCTGCTATGTGAGCGTTATAAGATTTTATCAGCTGTTCATACACACTCATCAGTGAAATGTGTGCCAGAAAACCTCTTGAAATGCTTCGGTGAGCAGACTAGGAAACAGTCACGTCACGAGTATCAGTTGGGCTTCACTCTCATTTGGAAGAATG TTCCCAAGCCCCAGATGAAGTTCAGCATTCAAACCATGTGTCCCATTGAAGGAGAAGGAAATATTGCTAGATTTTTGTTCTCCTTATGTGGCCAGAAGCATAATGCAGTCACTTCAACTCTGATAGACAGTTGGGTGGATACAGCCATCTTCCAGCTGAAGGAAGGTAGCAATAAAGAAAAAGCAGCAGTCTTACGCTCCATGAACACCACCCTTGGCAAGACACCCTGGCTGGGGGGAAATGAACTCACTGTAGCAGACATCGTGGCGTGGTGTGCACTTCAGCAGACAAGTTGCTCTAATGCTGTTCCAGCCAATGTACAGAAATGGATGAAGTCTTGTGAGAATTTGGCACCTTTCAACAGTGCCCTTAAACTATTAAAATGA
- the AIMP2 gene encoding aminoacyl tRNA synthase complex-interacting multifunctional protein 2 isoform X2 — translation MPMYKEEVDPSLLALESRQEEILKRLYELKTAVDGLSKMIQTPDADFDVTNIIQADEYAPLTASAADLDSMLGKDYGALKDIVINANPSQPPLSLLVLHSLLCERYKILSAVHTHSSVKCVPENLLKCFGEQTRKQSRHEYQLGFTLIWKNVPKPQMKFSIQTMCPIEGEGNIARFLFSLCGQKHNAVTSTLIDSWVDTAIFQLKEGSNKEKAAVLRSMNTTLGKTPWLGGNELTVADIVAWCALQQTSCSNAVPANVQKWMKSCENLAPFNSALKLLK, via the exons ATGCCCATGTACAAG GAAGAGGTTGACCCATCACTTCTAGCACTTGAATCCCGCCAAGAAGAGATCTTAAAACGCTTGTATGAACTTAAAACTGCTGTCGATGGGCTCTCAAAGATGATACAAACACCAGATGCTGACTTTGATGTAACTAATATAATCCAAGCTGATGAATATGCTCCTTTGACTGCAAGTGCAGCAGACTTAGATTCAATGCTTGGGAAG GATTATGGTGCTCTGAAAGATATTGTGATCAATGCAAACCCTTCTCAACCTCCATTGTCACTGCTAGTACTGCACAGTCTGCTATGTGAGCGTTATAAGATTTTATCAGCTGTTCATACACACTCATCAGTGAAATGTGTGCCAGAAAACCTCTTGAAATGCTTCGGTGAGCAGACTAGGAAACAGTCACGTCACGAGTATCAGTTGGGCTTCACTCTCATTTGGAAGAATG TTCCCAAGCCCCAGATGAAGTTCAGCATTCAAACCATGTGTCCCATTGAAGGAGAAGGAAATATTGCTAGATTTTTGTTCTCCTTATGTGGCCAGAAGCATAATGCAGTCACTTCAACTCTGATAGACAGTTGGGTGGATACAGCCATCTTCCAGCTGAAGGAAGGTAGCAATAAAGAAAAAGCAGCAGTCTTACGCTCCATGAACACCACCCTTGGCAAGACACCCTGGCTGGGGGGAAATGAACTCACTGTAGCAGACATCGTGGCGTGGTGTGCACTTCAGCAGACAAGTTGCTCTAATGCTGTTCCAGCCAATGTACAGAAATGGATGAAGTCTTGTGAGAATTTGGCACCTTTCAACAGTGCCCTTAAACTATTAAAATGA
- the AIMP2 gene encoding aminoacyl tRNA synthase complex-interacting multifunctional protein 2 isoform X3 has protein sequence MIQTPDADFDVTNIIQADEYAPLTASAADLDSMLGKDYGALKDIVINANPSQPPLSLLVLHSLLCERYKILSAVHTHSSVKCVPENLLKCFGEQTRKQSRHEYQLGFTLIWKNVPKPQMKFSIQTMCPIEGEGNIARFLFSLCGQKHNAVTSTLIDSWVDTAIFQLKEGSNKEKAAVLRSMNTTLGKTPWLGGNELTVADIVAWCALQQTSCSNAVPANVQKWMKSCENLAPFNSALKLLK, from the exons ATGATACAAACACCAGATGCTGACTTTGATGTAACTAATATAATCCAAGCTGATGAATATGCTCCTTTGACTGCAAGTGCAGCAGACTTAGATTCAATGCTTGGGAAG GATTATGGTGCTCTGAAAGATATTGTGATCAATGCAAACCCTTCTCAACCTCCATTGTCACTGCTAGTACTGCACAGTCTGCTATGTGAGCGTTATAAGATTTTATCAGCTGTTCATACACACTCATCAGTGAAATGTGTGCCAGAAAACCTCTTGAAATGCTTCGGTGAGCAGACTAGGAAACAGTCACGTCACGAGTATCAGTTGGGCTTCACTCTCATTTGGAAGAATG TTCCCAAGCCCCAGATGAAGTTCAGCATTCAAACCATGTGTCCCATTGAAGGAGAAGGAAATATTGCTAGATTTTTGTTCTCCTTATGTGGCCAGAAGCATAATGCAGTCACTTCAACTCTGATAGACAGTTGGGTGGATACAGCCATCTTCCAGCTGAAGGAAGGTAGCAATAAAGAAAAAGCAGCAGTCTTACGCTCCATGAACACCACCCTTGGCAAGACACCCTGGCTGGGGGGAAATGAACTCACTGTAGCAGACATCGTGGCGTGGTGTGCACTTCAGCAGACAAGTTGCTCTAATGCTGTTCCAGCCAATGTACAGAAATGGATGAAGTCTTGTGAGAATTTGGCACCTTTCAACAGTGCCCTTAAACTATTAAAATGA